The Stenotrophomonas maltophilia sequence CGTGTTTGACGCCGGCCGCCAGCGTGGCGTGGCGCCGTGCTACCGCTGCCTGTTCCCGGAACCGCCGCCGCCGGAGTTCGCGCCGAATTGTTCCGAGGCCGGTGTGCTGGGCGTGCTGCCTGGCCTGGCCGGCGTGCTGCAGGCCACCGAGGTGCTGAAGCTGCTGCTGGGCATCGGTGAGCCGCTGGTGGGGCGGCTGCTGCGCTTCGATGCGCTGGGCATGCGCTTCCGCGAGACCGGCATCGGGCCGGACCCGTACTGCCCGGTGTGTGCGCCGGGCGTCCCGTTCCCCGGGTATATCGATTACGCCGCGTTTTGTCGGGGTGGGTGAACCCGGCCGGGGATTCATCCACGCATGGCGTGGATCTACCCATGCTTCGGTAGATCCACGCCATGCGTGGATGGATGTGTCGGGTTTCGGGATGATGCCGGGGTCACTCTCTGCATCGTTCCACCCCCAAGACAATCCGGCGCAACATGCGTGCTATTGCCGTCATCGGCATTGCTCTATTGTTGAACCCGATTCTGGATCTTGGGGAAAACACCGCATGGCGGTAGAAGCAGCGACCAGCGAGCTGGTCAAGGTCGTCGCCCTGTTGGGCGCGGCGGTGGTGATGGTGCCTTTGTTCCGCCGGGCCGGCCTGGGCTCGGTGCTGGGCTACTTCGCCGCTGGCCTGGCGATCGGACCGTTCGGGCTGGGCTGGTTCTCCGACCCCCAGGCCATCCTGCATACCGCCGAGCTCGGCGTGGTGATGTTCCTGTTCGTGATCGGCCTGGAAATGCGGCCCTCGCACCTGTGGAGCCTGCGCAAGGAAATCTTCGGGCTGGGTACCCTACAGATCGTCACCTGTGCGCTGGTGCTGACCAGCATCGCCAAGCTGTTCGGCCTGCCGTGGCAGGTGGCCTTCATCGGCGCCACCGGCTTCGTGCTGACCTCCACCGCGGTGGTGATGCAGCTGCTGGCCGAGCGCGGCGATATCGCGCTGCCATCGGGGCAGAAGATCGTTTCGATCCTGCTGTTCGAAGACCTGTTGATCGTGCCGTTGCTGGCGCTGGTGGCCTGGATGGGCCCGAGCGCGGGAAGCGCCGATGGCGAGGGTTCGCGCTGGCTGTCGGTGGCGATCGGCGTCGGCGCCATCGTCGGCCTGGTGCTGGTCGGCCGCTTCCTGCTCAACCCGCTGTTCCGCCTGCTGGCCGAATCGAAGGCGCGCGAGGTGATGACCGCCGCCGCGCTGCTGGTGGTGCTGGGTGCGGCGCTGCTGATGCAGCTGTCGGGCCTGTCGATGGCGATGGGGGCGTTCCTGGCTGGCGTGCTATTGAGCGAATCCACCTTCCGCCACCAGATCGAAGCGGACATCGAACCGTTCCGCGGCATCCTGCTCGGCCTGTTCTTCCTCAGCGTGGGCATGGCGCTGGATCTGAGCGTGGTGGCCGCGCACTGGCAGCTGATCCTCGGGCTGGTGCTGGCGCTGATGGCAGCCAAGGCGCTGTGCATCTACGTGGTGGCGCGCATCATGGGCAGCGACCACGCACAGGCACTGGACCGTGGCGTGCTGATGGCGCAGGGCGGCGAGTTCGCCTTCGTGCTGTTCTCTGCCGCCGCATCGGCGGGCGTGATCGATCTGGAGATCAATGCCAACTTCACCGCCGTGGTGGTGCTGTCGATGGCGCTGACCCCGCTGGTGGTGCTGGTCTACAAGCGCGTGGCGCCGAAGCCGACGGTGAACATGGATGGTGTGGACGAAGCCGATGGCCTGTCCGGCAGCGTGCTGCTGATCGGCTTCGGTCGTTTCGGCCAGGTCGCCAGCCAGTCGCTGCTGGCGCGCGACGTGGACGTGACCATCATCGACAACGATGTGGAGATGATCCAGAGCGCGGCGCGCTTCGGTTTCAAGATCTATTACGGTGATGGCACCCGCCTGGATGTGCTGCATGCTTCGGGCGCCGCGACCGCGCGTGCGATTGCGGTGTGCGTGGACAAGGCCGAGGCCGCCGACCGCATCGTCGAACTGGTGGCGCACGAGTTCCCGCAGGCCAAGCTGATGGTGCGCTCGTTCGACCGCGAACATTCGCTGCGGCTGATCCATGCCGGTGTCGATTTCCAGATCCGTGAAACGTTTGAATCGGCGGTGTTGTTTGGCCAGGCCGCGCTGGTGGAGCTGGGTGCGGATGAGGACGACGCGGTGGAGATCGCCGAGCAGATCCGCCGCCGCGATGCCGAGCGCTTCGAGCTGGAGATTGCCGGTGGTGGTTTGAATGCCGGCGCCCGGATGATCTACGGCAACAGCCCGCAGGGCGTACCGACGCCGACGCCGTTCACCGCGCCGAAGCGGGAGAGCAAGACGCTGAACCCGCAGGATGTGCCGGAAGAGGAAGAATAAAGCCCGGTAGTGCCGGCCGCTGGCCGGCAACCTCAGCGCACCATCCGTTGGTAGTGCCGGCCGCTGGCCGGCAGACACGGAAACGTTCCGACGTCATCGGGTTGCCGGCCAGCGGCCGGCACTACCGGTGCGCGGTGTCGGCGCGCGGCGGTGGGCGAGGGGGCCTGAATCAGGGACAATAGCGTCCCCGCCGCCCCACGCCCGCTCCCGATGACCGATTCCGCCTCCCCGCTTCCTGCCCGCATCCTCGATGGCCGCCGTATCGCCGAGGACCTGCTCGACAGCCTGAAGGTGCGCGTCGACGCCCGCGTGGCCGCTGGCGGCAGCCGCCCGGGCCTGGCCGTGGTGCTGGTGGGTGGCGACCCGGCCTCGACCGTGTACGTGCGCAACAAGCGCCGTGCCGCCGAGAAGGTCGGCATCGAAGCGCATGACTACGATCTACCGGCCGGTACCACCGAAGCCGAGCTGCTCGACCTGATCGACCAGCTCAACGCCGACCCGAAGATCAACGGCATCCTGATCCAGCTGCCGCTGCCGGGCATCCCGGACGCGCGCCGGCTGATCCAGCGCATCGACCCGCGCAAGGACGTGGACGGTTTCCACCCGGAAAACGTCGGCCACCTGGCCCTGCGCGAGTTCGGCCTGCGCCCGTGCACCCCGCGCGGCATCACCACGCTGCTGGGGCACACCGACCAGCCGGTGCGCGGCCGCAACGCCACCATCGTGGGCGTGAGCAACCATGTCGGCCGCCCGATGGGCCTGGAACTGCTGATTGCCGGTTGCACCGTGACCAGTTGCCACAAGTTCACCCCCAAGGACGTGCTGGAGCAGGCCGTGCGCAATGCCGACATCCTGGTGGTGGCGGTGGGCCGCCCGGGCATCGTGCCGGGTGAATGGGTGAAGCCGGGCGCGGTGGTGATTGACGTCGGTATCAACCGGTTGGACGACGGCCGGTTGGTGGGCGACGTCGGGTTTGAAGCGGCTGCCCAGCGGGCGAGCTGGATCACCCCCGTGCCGGGTGGCGTGGGCCCGATGACTGTGGCCACGTTGATGCAGAACACGTTGGAAGCGGCGGAAGCGCTGAGCTGACCCCAGTTGGAGCTGTCTGCTGTTGGTGGGTGCCGACCGTTGGTCGGCACAATGCCGGGGCAGGCCGATGACCCGCTCCTGGTAGGTGCCAACCTTGGTTGGCACACATCCATCGGGGCCATAGCCTCATCTGGGGCACCTGTGCCGGACGGATTGTGCCAACCAAGGTTGGCACCTACCAAAGGCGCTCCAGGACTGGCCCGAGTGATCCTCTTAAGGTGGGTGCCGACCGTTGGTCGGCACAATGCAGGAGCACAGATGTCTGAAGGGTAGTGCGGACCAACGGTCCGCACCCACCAACGGCAGGCCGATGACTCGCTCCTGGTAGGTGCCAACCTTGGTTGGCACACATCCATCGGGACCATCGGCCCATCTGGGGTCCAGGTGCCGGACGGCCCGTGCCAACCAAGGTTGGCACCTACCAAAGGCGGTATGCCGCCGGCCCGGATGGCCCCCTGAACCAATCACCGCCCGCGCGACACTGCGTCGCATCTACCCCCTGCCACACGGCGCGAAAACAGGGTAAAATGTCGCGCTTCCCCACATCTCGGGTATGCCGATGCTGCGCATCCAGGCTGAAGCACTCACTTACGACGACGTCTCGCTCGTCCCCGCCCACTCGACCATCCTGCCCAAGGACGTCAACCTCGAAACGCGGTTGACTCGCGACCTGAAGCTGAAGCTTCCGATCCTGTCCGCAGCCATGGATACCGTCACCGAAGCCCGCCTGGCCATCGCCATGGCCCAGCTCGGCGGCATGGGCATCATCCACAAGAATCTCAGCCTGGAACAGCAGGCCGCGGAAGTGGCCAAGGTCAAGAAGTTCGAGGCCGGTGTCATCCGCGACCCGATCACCGTTGGCCCGGAAACCACCATCCGCGATGTGCTGGCCCTGACCCAGGCGCACAACATCTCCGGCGTGCCGGTGGTGGGCAGCGACGGCCTGCTGGCCGGCATCGTGACCCACCGCGATATGCGCTTTGAAACCGAGCTGGACGATCCGGTCCGCCACATCATGACCAAGAAGGATCGCCTGATCACGGTCAAGGAAGGCGCCGCGTCTGACGAAGTGCTGCAGCTGCTGCACCGCAACCGCATCGAAAAGGTGCTGGTGGTCAATGATTCGTTCGAACTGCGTGGCCTGATCACCGTCAAGGACATCCAGAAGAACACCGACTTCCCGAACGCTGCCAAGGACCTGTCGACCCGCCTGCTGGTCGGCGCTGCCGTCGGCGTGGGTGGCGATACCGATCGCCGCGTGGAAGCGCTGGTCGCCGCCGGCGTGGACGTGATCGTGGTCGATACCGCGCACGGCCACTCGCAGGGCGTGCTGGACCGCGTCAGCTGGGTCAAGAAGAACTTCCCGAACGTGCAGGTCATCGGTGGCAACATCTGCACCGGCGAAGCCGCACTGGCGCTGCTGGACAGCGGCGCGGACGCGGTCAAGGTCGGCATCGGCCCGGGCTCGATCTGCACCACCCGCGTCGTCGCCGGTGTCGGCGTGCCGCAGGTCACTGCAATCGACCTGGTGGCCGAAGCCCTGCAGGACCGCATCCCGCTGATCGCCGACGGTGGCATCCGCTACTCGGGCGACATCGGCAAGGCGCTGGCCGCCGGTGCATCGACCATCATGGTCGGTGGCCTGCTGGCCGGTACCGAGGAATCGCCGGGCGAGACCGAGCTGTACCAGGGCCGTTCGTACAAGAGCTACCGCGGCATGGGTTCGCTGGCTGCCATGGAGAAGGGGTCGAAGGACCGCTACTTCCAGGACGCCGCCACCGCCGACAAGCTGGTGCCGGAAGGCATCGAAGGCCGCGTGCCGTACCGCGGCCCGGTGGGCGGCATCATCCACCAGCTGATGGGCGGCCTGCGCGCCACCATGGGCTACGTGGGCTGCGCCACCATCGAAGACATGCGCAGCAAGCCCAAGTTCGTGAAGATCAGCGGCGCCGGCCAGCGTGAGAGCCACGTCCACGACGTGACGATCACCAAAGAGCCGCCGAACTACCGCGCCTGATGCGGGCCGAGCAAAGAGGAACGGGGAAGCACTTCCCGTTCCTCTTTCTCCATCTGCCGCCGTAAATCTGATTTCGTTTTCCCTACTGCATTGCCGGGGCGCCATGACCAACATCCATAACGACAAGATCCTCATCCTCGATTTCGGCGCGCAGTACACGCAGCTGATCGCCCGCCGCATCCGCGAGCTGGGCGTCTACTGCGAAATCTGGGCGTGGGACCACAACCCGGCCGAGATCGCGGCGTTCGGTGCCAAGGGCATCATCCTGTCCGGTGGCCCGGAATCGACCACGCTGCCGGGTGCGCCGGCCGCGCCGCAGGAAGTGTTCGACAGCGGCCTGCCGATCTTCGGCATCTGCTACGGCATGCAGACCCTGGCTGCCCAGCTGGGCGGTGCTACCGAAGCCGCTGACCAGCGCGAATTCGGCCACGCCGAAGTGAACGTGATCAACCCCGATGCACTGTTCAAGGGCCTGAGCGACCACGGCGGCGAGCCGAAGCTGAATGTCTGGATGAGCCACGGCGACCACGTCTCCGTTGCACCGCCGGGCTTCGCCATCACCGCCACCACCAACCGCATTCCGGTGGCGGCCATGGCCAACGAAGAAAAGCGCTGGTACGGCGTGCAGTTCCACCCGGAAGTGACCCACACCCTGCAGGGCCAGGCGCTGCTGCGCCGCTTCGTGGTGGACGTGTGCGGCTGCCAGACCCTGTGGACCGCCGCCAACATCATCGACGACCAGATCGCCCGCGTGCGCGAACAGGTGGGCGATGACGAAGTGATCCTGGGCCTGTCCGGCGGCGTTGATTCGTCCGTGGTGGCCGCGCTGCTGCACAAGGCCATCGGCGAGAAGCTGACCTGCGTGTTCGTGGATACCGGCCTGCTGCGCTGGCAGGAAGGCGACCAGGTGATGGCGATGTTTGCCGAGCACATGGGCGTGAAGGTGGTGCGCGTGAACGCCGCCGACCGCTACTTCGCCGCGCTGGAAGGCGTGAGCGACCCGGAAGCCAAGCGCAAGATCATCGGTAACCTGTTCGTTGAGATCTTCGATGAAGAGTCGAACAAGCTGAAGAACGCCAAGTGGCTGGCGCAGGGCACCATCTACCCGGACGTGATCGAGTCGGCCGGCAGCAAGACCGGCAAGGCGCATGTGATCAAGAGCCACCACAACGTGGGCGGCCTGCCGGAGCACATGAAGCTGGGCCTGGTGGAGCCGCTGCGCGAGCTGTTCAAGGACGAAGTGCGCCGCCTGGGCGTTGAGCTGGGCCTGCCGCGCACCATGGTCTACCGCCATCCGTTCCCGGGCCCGGGACTGGGCGTGCGTATCCTGGGCGAAGTGAAGCGCGAATACGCCGAACTGCTGGCCAAGGCCGATGCCATCTTCATTGATGAGCTGCGCAAGGCAGATCTGTACGACAAGACCAGCCAGGCGTTTGCCGTATTCCTGCCGGTGAAGTCGGTGGGCGTGGTGGGCGACGCGCGGGCCTATGAGTGGGTGATTGCGCTGCGGGCGGTGGAGACGATTGACTTCATGACCGCGCACTGGGCGCATCTGCCGTATGAGTTCCTGGGTACGGTGAGCAACCGGATCATCAATGAGTTGCGGGGGGTGTCGCGGGTTGTCTATGA is a genomic window containing:
- a CDS encoding monovalent cation:proton antiporter-2 (CPA2) family protein produces the protein MAVEAATSELVKVVALLGAAVVMVPLFRRAGLGSVLGYFAAGLAIGPFGLGWFSDPQAILHTAELGVVMFLFVIGLEMRPSHLWSLRKEIFGLGTLQIVTCALVLTSIAKLFGLPWQVAFIGATGFVLTSTAVVMQLLAERGDIALPSGQKIVSILLFEDLLIVPLLALVAWMGPSAGSADGEGSRWLSVAIGVGAIVGLVLVGRFLLNPLFRLLAESKAREVMTAAALLVVLGAALLMQLSGLSMAMGAFLAGVLLSESTFRHQIEADIEPFRGILLGLFFLSVGMALDLSVVAAHWQLILGLVLALMAAKALCIYVVARIMGSDHAQALDRGVLMAQGGEFAFVLFSAAASAGVIDLEINANFTAVVVLSMALTPLVVLVYKRVAPKPTVNMDGVDEADGLSGSVLLIGFGRFGQVASQSLLARDVDVTIIDNDVEMIQSAARFGFKIYYGDGTRLDVLHASGAATARAIAVCVDKAEAADRIVELVAHEFPQAKLMVRSFDREHSLRLIHAGVDFQIRETFESAVLFGQAALVELGADEDDAVEIAEQIRRRDAERFELEIAGGGLNAGARMIYGNSPQGVPTPTPFTAPKRESKTLNPQDVPEEEE
- the folD gene encoding bifunctional methylenetetrahydrofolate dehydrogenase/methenyltetrahydrofolate cyclohydrolase FolD, with product MTDSASPLPARILDGRRIAEDLLDSLKVRVDARVAAGGSRPGLAVVLVGGDPASTVYVRNKRRAAEKVGIEAHDYDLPAGTTEAELLDLIDQLNADPKINGILIQLPLPGIPDARRLIQRIDPRKDVDGFHPENVGHLALREFGLRPCTPRGITTLLGHTDQPVRGRNATIVGVSNHVGRPMGLELLIAGCTVTSCHKFTPKDVLEQAVRNADILVVAVGRPGIVPGEWVKPGAVVIDVGINRLDDGRLVGDVGFEAAAQRASWITPVPGGVGPMTVATLMQNTLEAAEALS
- the guaB gene encoding IMP dehydrogenase, translating into MLRIQAEALTYDDVSLVPAHSTILPKDVNLETRLTRDLKLKLPILSAAMDTVTEARLAIAMAQLGGMGIIHKNLSLEQQAAEVAKVKKFEAGVIRDPITVGPETTIRDVLALTQAHNISGVPVVGSDGLLAGIVTHRDMRFETELDDPVRHIMTKKDRLITVKEGAASDEVLQLLHRNRIEKVLVVNDSFELRGLITVKDIQKNTDFPNAAKDLSTRLLVGAAVGVGGDTDRRVEALVAAGVDVIVVDTAHGHSQGVLDRVSWVKKNFPNVQVIGGNICTGEAALALLDSGADAVKVGIGPGSICTTRVVAGVGVPQVTAIDLVAEALQDRIPLIADGGIRYSGDIGKALAAGASTIMVGGLLAGTEESPGETELYQGRSYKSYRGMGSLAAMEKGSKDRYFQDAATADKLVPEGIEGRVPYRGPVGGIIHQLMGGLRATMGYVGCATIEDMRSKPKFVKISGAGQRESHVHDVTITKEPPNYRA
- the guaA gene encoding glutamine-hydrolyzing GMP synthase; amino-acid sequence: MTNIHNDKILILDFGAQYTQLIARRIRELGVYCEIWAWDHNPAEIAAFGAKGIILSGGPESTTLPGAPAAPQEVFDSGLPIFGICYGMQTLAAQLGGATEAADQREFGHAEVNVINPDALFKGLSDHGGEPKLNVWMSHGDHVSVAPPGFAITATTNRIPVAAMANEEKRWYGVQFHPEVTHTLQGQALLRRFVVDVCGCQTLWTAANIIDDQIARVREQVGDDEVILGLSGGVDSSVVAALLHKAIGEKLTCVFVDTGLLRWQEGDQVMAMFAEHMGVKVVRVNAADRYFAALEGVSDPEAKRKIIGNLFVEIFDEESNKLKNAKWLAQGTIYPDVIESAGSKTGKAHVIKSHHNVGGLPEHMKLGLVEPLRELFKDEVRRLGVELGLPRTMVYRHPFPGPGLGVRILGEVKREYAELLAKADAIFIDELRKADLYDKTSQAFAVFLPVKSVGVVGDARAYEWVIALRAVETIDFMTAHWAHLPYEFLGTVSNRIINELRGVSRVVYDISGKPPATIEWE